From the genome of Croceibacterium atlanticum:
CTATGTCACCCGCGAGAAGCGGGGCACGATCGGCCGCCAGGTCGAACAATTGCGCAGCGCCCTTGCCCATCGCCGGATCACCGTATTTCCCGAAGGCACGACTGGGGACGGCACCAGGCTGCTGCCTTTCAAGAGCGCGCTGCTTGCAGCCGTGGAAGCGACCGGGATGGAGGTGACGGTGCAGCCCGTCGCGCTGGTCTATGAAGATGCGGAAGCCATCGCCTGGGGTGATGAGCCGGGCCTGGCCAATATCTGGGCCATTCTTGCCCGAACCCGCCCGATCCGCCTGACGATCCGTTTCCTCGATCCGCTGGAAGGGGATTTGCATCATTGCCGCAAGCAGATGACCATTGCCGCGCAGGAAGCCGTGGCCAAAGCCTTGCCGCTTTAAATTCCGGCATAAATCCCGTAGATGCCCGGCCCCATGCGACAGAGTGACGCCCCCAGGACCTACAGGGTCAAGAGCTTCGGCTGCCAGATGAATGTCTATGACGGCGAACGCATGGCGGAATTGCTTGCCGAGAAGGGCATGTCCCCCGCGCCGGAAGGCGAGGAAGCGGATCTGGTGGTGCTCAACACCTGCCATATCCGCGAAAAGGCGGCGGAGAAGGTTTATTCCGATATCGGCCGGCTGGTTAAGAAGGGCGAAGAGGCCGGGCGCAAGCCGATGATCGCCGTTGCCGGCTGCGTGGCACAGGCAGAAGGCGAAGAGATCATGGCCCGCGCCCCGGCCGTGGGCATGGTCGTGGGCCCGCAGGCCTATCACCGCCTGCCGGAAATGATCGACAGCGCGGCCAGCGGCAAGCGTGCGACTGATACGGACATGCCGGCGGATGCCAAGTTCGCCGCGCTCCCTTCACGGCGCAAAGTGGGGCCGAGCGCGTTTCTGACAGTGCAGGAAGGGTGCGACAAGTTCTGCACCTATTGCGTGGTCCCTTATACGCGCGGTGCAGAAATTTCCCGTCCGTTCAGCGATTTGCTGCGCGAAGCTGAAAAGCTGGTGGAAAGCGGCGCGCGCGAGATCACCTTGCTTGGCCAGAATGTGAACGCATGGTCTGGCGAAGATGAGGCGGGCCGCCCGGTCGGCCTGGAAGGATTGGCAAGAGCGCTGGCAAAACTGCCGGATCTCAAGCGCATCCGCTACACCACCAGCCATCCCAATGACATGACCGAAGGCCTGATCGCCGCCCATGGGGAGGAGCCCAAGCTCATGCCCTATCTGCATCTGCCGGTGCAGAGCGGGTCCGACCGGGTGCTGAAAGCCATGAACCGTTCGCACACGGCCGAAAGCTATCTGCGCCTGCTGGAACGGTTCCGCGCCGTGCGCCCCGACATTGCGCTGAGCGGCGATTTCATCGTCGGTTTTCCGGGCGAGACGGATGCGGAATTCGAAGAGACGCTGAAGCTGGTGGACGAAGTCCGCTATGCGCAGGCATTCAGCTTCAAATATTCGCCCCGCCCCGGCACGCCCGCCGCCGGCATGGACAACCAGATCCCGCGCGAAGTGATGGATGAAAGGCTGCAACGCCTGCAGGCATCGCTCAACCGCGATCAGCTTGCCTTCAACCAGGCGAGCATTGGCAAGACCTGCGAAGTTCTGGTGGAGCGCAAGGGCAAGTTGCCGGGCCAATGGCTGGGCAAGTCGCCCTGGCTGCAATCGGTTTTCTTTGAAGGCGAAGCCGCCATTGGTGACATGGTGACGGTTGAGCTGGCAGAAGCCGGCCCGAATTCGATCCGGGGCCGGCTGCTGCAACTAGCCGAGGCCTGATCCCGCGCTATTGCGCGAGAAAGGCCCCGTCGACCGGGTAATAGGCGCCGGTCAGGAAACTCGCCGCATCGCTGAGCAGGAAATTGGTCAGCGCGGCGACTTCCTCCGGCTGTCCGAGCCGCCCGATCGGGTGCATCCCGACCAGCCCGTCCAGCTGCTTCTTCGACAATGCCCCTTCGATCAGCGGCGTTTCGATGAAGGCCGGGCCTACCGCATTCACGCGGATGCCCTGCGCCGAATATTCCAGCGCCGCCGTCTTGGTCAGCCCGCAAACCGCGTGCTTGGCCGCCACGTAATGCGCCGCGCCCCGCCAGCCGACCGAACCGAGGATGGACGCCATGTTGACGATGGATCCGCCGCCATTCTCCAGCATGGCCGGAATCTGGTAGCGCATACTGTAGAATACGCCGTTCAGATTGACGTCGATCACCCTGCGCCAGTTTTCCAGCGCCATCTCCCCCGTGCTTTGCTGGTCCCCTGAAATACCGGCATTGTTCACGGCGAGATCCAGCCGGCCGAATTCCCGGACGGCAAATGCCACCATGGCTTCAACCTCCTCCGCCTTGGCGACATTGACGGCATAGGCCAGCGCGCCCGCGCCCAGTTCCCCGGCAACCGCTTCTGCGCCCTGCGAATTGTAATCCGCCACCAGCACGCGCGCGCCGCGCCCTGCCAGATCCCGCGCAATGGCCGCGCCGATGCCCGATGCGGCTCCTGTCACGATGGCATTCTTGCCGGAAAAATCCTGGGACATTGTTCCTCTCCTTTCGATGCGACGGTGTGGGGATAAGCGGTCAGCCGTGCCCCATCCAGTGTTCGACACGCAAAAGATGCCGTGCCTGCGGCAATGCGCGATGTTCTATCAGGCGATAAATGCCCCCGACCAGCAAGCTGGCAATCACGAAACTGGCAATCGCATAGGCCCAGACCGCCAGGGCCATCGCCCAGCCCACCGGCGCCATGAACCAGCCATAGACCACCACAAGCGTGCCAAATATCTGCGTGATTTCGCATGGCAGGACCAGTTTCCAGCTGGGCCACGGGCGCGACCATACGCCGCCCTTGTTCCGGGTGAGATAGATTGTCATGTGGCCGGCCACCAGCAGCTTGAGAAACACCAGGGACTGCACGGTTTCGGGCGGCATTTGCAGCCAGTCGCGCACGAACCAGAACAGGCCGAAACTGGAAAACACACCATAGACGCCCAGCGCGCCTGCAATCGCCAGCACGCGGCGCATGTCCCAGCGCAGCGGGCGGCGTGCCATGGCCGCGTTGTCATAGGCGATGGCCATGATCGGGATGTCGTTCAGCAATGCCAGCAGCACCACCATCACCGCCGTGACCGGATAGAAATCGAAGATCAGGATACTGGCCGTCATGAACAGCAGCAGGCGGATCGTCTCCGCGATACGAAAAATGGCATAGCCGGTCATCCGTTCGAATATCTGCCGCGCTTCCTCGATCGCGCGGTTGATGACCGAAAGGCCCGGAGCGGTCAGCACCAGGTCGGCCGCCGCTGCCGCCGCGTCGGTCGCCCCGCTCACCGCGATGCCGACATCGGCCTGTTTCAGCGCTGGCGCATCGTTCACCCCATCGCCCGTCATGCCGACAATATGCCCGGCCTGCTGCAGGGGCCGCACGATCTCGAACTTGTGTTCGGGAAAGACCCGCGCGAACCCGTCCGCCGCCTCGATCGCGCCCAGCCTGTCGCCCGGGGCATCCCGGCCGAAGATCGTGTCCGCCACCACGATATTGCCGCCCATGCCCAGCTGGCCGGCAATATGACGGGCTATCGCCTCGTGATCGCCGGTGACCATCTTGAAATCGAGGCCCATGGCGCGCGCATCCGCAATGGTTTCCGCGCTGTCCTCTCGCGGGGGATCGGACAGAGATAGCAGGCCGAGGAAGCGCCACGCACCCTCCCCGTCCCTTCGCGCCACCGCCAGCGTGCGGAAACCCTTGTCCGCATGGGCAATTACTTCGGCTTCCATCGCGCTGCGCTGGCCGCCCTGCAGGGTGCAGAGATCGGCGATGACCTGCGGCGCCCCCTTGGTTGCGACGATGGTGCGGCCGCCCCGCTCCGCCTGCGCTTCCGCCCGTTTCATCACCGGATCGAAGGGCTGGAAATGGGTTATCTTCCAGCCTTGCAGATCCGCCATATCGGCCTTGTCCAGCACCGCTTCGTCAATCGCATCGGGCGCATCGGCCCGGCAGGCCAGAGCGGCTGCCTGCACCAGCTCGCTCTCCTTCACTCCTTCCGCCAGCCACGATTCGCCCAGAGAGAGGCGGTTCTGGGTGAGCGTGCCGGTCTTGTCGGTACAGAGCAGGTCCATCCCCGCCATTTCCTCTATCGCGACAAGGCGGGAGACGATGGCCTTCATCCGCGCCAGCCGTTCCGCCCCCACGGCCATCGTCACGGACAGCACGGCCGGCAGGGCCACCGGGATGGAGGCGACCGTCAGGATCAGCGCGAATTGAACGGTTTCGACCAGCGGATCCTGGCGGAACAGGGCGACCATCCCGATCAGCGCGACCAGCCCGATCGTGCACAGGATCAGGAAATTGCCGATCCGCAGCACCGCCCGCTGGAAAAGCGACCGGCTGCGCGCCGTATCCACCAGCCGCGCGGTCTTGCCGAAATATGTGTTCATCCCGGTGGCCGTGACGGTGCCGGTCATCTCCCCCAGTTTCACGATCGCGCCGGAATAGGCGATATCGCCCGGCTTGCGATCGACCGGCAGCGATTCCCCGGTGAGGACCGACTGATCGAGGCTGAGATAATCGCCGCCGCTCAACCGGATATCGGCGGGCACGATACTGCCCAGTTTCAAGGCGACGAAATCGCCCGGCACCAGCACCCGTGCGGGCAGATCCTTCCATTCGCCATCGCGCAGGACACGGGCCATGGGGGCAAGCCGCCGGCGCAGCAGGGCAATGGCATTATCCGCCTTGTATTCCTGCCAGAACCCTACCCCGGCATTCACGATCAGCATGGCGAGGATGATGGCCAGTTCTTCCCAATGGCCGAGAACGGCGCTGAGCAATGCGGCCACTTCGATCATCCAGGGGATCGGCCCCCATGCGAAATTGGCGATCCGCGCCAGCAGGCCGGTCTGTTTTTCCGCGAGGACATTCTCGCCATTGCGCGAGGCGCGTGGCGGCCTCCTCCCCGGTCAGCCCCGTTTCCAAATATGGCGCATCGCTCATCCGCCTTCTCCTGCTGGCCTCCAGGACGGCAGACTGCGCATTTTCGCGCGAGCGTTAATCTGGGGATGTTCCGGAGTTTGCAGGCGCCGGATGGCGGCCCGTGGCATTCAGGCGACTTTCCACCGACATATGTTCCGGCATGACTTGCCTCTCGCAATCCGTGGATTATCTTTCGAATCCTAGTGCGAAAGGAGCGCATGGCCCGAAAAACATCTCGCGCAGAAGGGGATACGGTGCTCGCCCACCCCGAAGATCGTCGTGACGCAGGGCGTCGCGCCAGGGTGGAGGTTCTGTTTGAAGAACAGGCCATGCTCGGCCCGTTATTCGGCGAATTCGACGCCAATCTGGTCCAGATAGAAAACCGGCTCGGCGTGTTCATCGCTGCGCGCGGCAACAAGGTGGTGATCGAAGGGGCGGAGGACGAAGTTGCCCGCGCCCGGCAGGTCCTGCTGGCCATGCACGAAAAATTACTGACCGGCGGAGAGCTGGATTCGGGCATGATCGAATCGCTTATCGCCATGTCCAACGAACCCACGCTGGACGGCATCATCACGGGCGAGGCCAAGGGCCCGCCGATCATGATCCGCACCCGCCGCAAGACGATCAGCCCGCGCAGCGCGGCCCAGGCCGAATATATGCGCCAGCTCGCCAGCCGGGACATTATCTTCGCCCTTGGCCCGGCGGGCACGGGCAAGACCTATCTGGCCGTGGCCCAGGCGGTCAGCCAGCTGATCACTGGCAGCGTGCAGCGCCTGATCCTGTCCCGCCCGGCGGTGGAAGCGGGCGAACGGCTGGGCTTCCTGCCCGGCGACATGAAGGAGAAGGTCGATCCCTATCTCCGCCCGCTTTACGATGCGCTGTATGATTGCATGCCGCCCGAACAGGTGGACCGGCGCATCGCCAGCGGGGAGATCGAAATCGCCCCCATCGCCTTCATGCGCGGACGGACCCTGTCCGATGCCTTCGTCATCCTGGACGAAGCGCAGAACACCACTCGCGAACAGATGAAGATGTTTCTCACCCGCTTCGGCCAGAACAGCCGCATGGTGGTGTGCGGGGATCCCCGGCAGGTGGATATACCCGGCGGCATCGGCCAGTCCGGCCTTGCCGATGCGGTCGCCCGACTGGAAGGCGTGGAAGGCATCGGCACCTCCCGCTTCACCGCGGCCGACGTGGTCCGCCACCCGATCGTTGGCCGGATCGTCGAAGCCTATGAAGGGCAGGACGGCTGAGATTTGCCGGATCGATCCGGCACCCCGCCCGCTCTCGTCACCCCGGGCTTGATCCGGGGTCCAGCTTGCTTCCGCCGAGTTGAGAAATGGCGCGATCCCGGATCAGGTCCGGGATGAGAGCAGGGCATGGCGCAAGGTCGAGGCTTCCCTACTGGCCACAGCTCGCGCTATGCGGGCGGAATGTGTCATCCTTCCGCCCCGTCCCGTCTTTCCCCGCCCATCGCGGGATCGAAGGCAGCGCATTTTTCGCGCACAGGACAGTGTTCCAGGCGTTCCAGCCGTGCACCATGCGCGACGAGTGGAGCCGTCTGATGCAGCTCGATATCGATATTGAGGATCCGTGGCCGGCGGGCGACTGGGAAGCTCTGGCCGAACGTGTGGCGCAATGCGCGATTTCGGTCGCGCCGGAGCTTGGGAATGAACGGCTGGCGGCCAGCCTGCTGTTCACCTCGGATTCGCAGGTGCATGAACTCAACCGCGAATGGCGCCAGCGGGACAAACCCACCAATGTCCTCTCCTTCCCCATGCTGGAGCGGGAGGACTTGCTGGAATTGCAGGCCGACGGACCGCCCGAACTGCTGGGCGATATCGCCCTTGCCTGCCAGACCTGTGCGCGCGAAGCCGCCGAAAAAGGCGTTTCCCTGCAAGACCATGCCGCGCATCTTGTGCTTCACGGATTGCTCCATCTGGCAGGGTATGATCACGAAATTTCCGCCGCGGATGCCGATGCGATGGAGGCAATGGAAACAAAGGCGCTTGCGCAAATGGGAATCGGCAACCCATATGAAGAGCCGCAAACAGAATAGGGAAAAGCGACAGGGCGATGCCCGACGTTACGAAACAGGGCGATTCCAGCAATGGAGACGCGGACAGTAGGGGCGGATTGTGGAACGCAATCCGACGATTCTTCGACGAAGCGGGCGAAACCTCGCTCCGCGCACAATTGGAAGAAGCGATTGACGAGCATGAGGGGGAGCACGCCTCAGGCGAACAGATACCCGGCAAGGGGGATCTTTCGGCGGTGGAACTCACCATGCTGCGCAATCTGCTGCATTTCAGCGAGCATGATGCCGATGACGTGGCGATTCCCCGTGGGGAAATCATCGCCGTGTCGGCCGATGCCAGCTGGGACGATCTGATCGGGATCTTTTCCGAACACGGCCATTCGCGCCTGCCGGTCTATCGCGACATGCTGGATCAGGTAATCGGCATGATCCACATCAAGGACGTGTTTCCCTATCTGGCCCACGGCAAGGCACCGCCTTCCGACTGGACGGTGCTGATGCGCCAACCGCTTTATGTGCCGCAGGCACGCGGGGCGCTGGACGTGCTGGCCGATATGCGCGCCCGCCGCATTCATCTTGCCATCGTGGTGGATGAATTTTCCGGCACGGACGGGATCATCACGATCGAGGATCTGGTCGAGGAAATCGTCGGCGAGATCGAGGACGAGCATGACGATGCGCCGATCGACCTGGTGGTCGCCATTGGCGAAGGCATGTGGGATGCGGATGCCAGGGCGGAACTGGACGACGTGGCCAAGATCGTCGACGATCCGCGCATTGCCGAGGTCGAGGAAGCGGTCGACACGCTGGGGGGGCTGGCTTTCGTGCTGGCCGAACAGGTGCCGCCACCCGGCACGGTTCTGACCCACCCCAGCGGCTGGCGGATCGAAGTCACTGCCGGGGATGAAACCCATGTCACCCGGCTGCGGCTCCATCGCCCAGAAGCGGAAAGCGAACCGGAAACGGAATGACGCTGTATGACGTGCGAAAGGTAGCAAGCGAAGTTTGTTGCAAAAAACGCACAAGGGAGGAAATATTGGTGCAGCGCAACAAAAAATATGATTTCGTCATATCAATGATTTGAGGAATTTGCTGTCCAATTTTCCCCCGCAGCGCATCACAAGCAGCTCGACACAGTTGCATTTTTCTGAACATTAGATCCGATGCGCCGCCTCCCCCCCTTAAGGGCGCTCGAAGCTTTCGTGCGTGTGGTTCGCCTGGGCTCTGCCCGCGCGGCCTCGGACGAACTCGGGCTCAGCCCGTCCGCCCTTTCCCGCCGGATTGCCAATCTTGAAGATTTCACCGGCAAGAAGATGTTTTCCCGCACCGGCCAGGCAATGAAGCTGACCGATGAAGGGCGCGCATTCTACGATTCAGTCGCCCCGCATCTGGAAGCGCTGGCCGTGGCGGTGGAAGCGCAGTCGGAAAATCTGCAATTGCTGCGCCTGCGGCTGGGCGTCCTGCCCCTGTTCGGAACGCAGCGCCTGTTCCCCCGTCTGCCGGAACTGCGCCAGTTGCATCCGCGGCTGCATATCGACATCGACACCGGCCCGCATCTGATCGACCGGGTGGGCGATACGCTGGATGCGGCGATCATCCTGATGACGGAACCGAACGCCAATTATCACGGCGTCCAGCTGGACCAGAACACCGTCCACGCGATCTGCAACAAGACATTGGCAGAAGAACTCGGCCCCAGCCCCGGCATTCCCGAACTGGAGAAGCAGACCTTCCTGCTCCACACGGACATGCCGCTGAGCTTCGACGCCTGGAAGAAGGCGCTTGGTTACGAAGCGCTGCAACCAAGCGCGATAGACCATTACGATTCCGGCCAGCTGATTCTGGAAGCGGCCGCACAGGGCCTGGGCGTGGCCATGATGCATGACGACCACATGCGCCGGAACAACGATCCGCGGCTGGCCAAACTGTTCGACGGGCTACAGGTCGAAAGCCCATACAGCTATTGGTTTGTCTGCCGCCCGGTCGATCTGGAAACCCGCCCGGTGCGGATATTCCACGACTGGCTGGTCAAGGCAGGTCTGTAGAAGGCACAAGACGAAATCGGGCAAATGGTAAAGACCGGCCCGGAAATTGGACAAAATGGGGAGAATTCGATGAGACTGAGCCTGAAACTTCTGGCGGCAGCGAGTGTGCTGGCCACCCTTTCCACACCAGCCGCCGCCCAGATGCGGGCGTTGAGCGATCCGGTGGAGGCGCATCCCGATCCGGAATCGCTGTTCACCAGCAGCGATCCCGAACTTCACCGCAACAAGCAGGCAACGCTGCACATCATGCGCGAATTGCTGCAATGCGACCAGTGGGGCCGCGCCGGCGAATGGCTGACGGATCGTTATATCCAGCACAACCCGCTCGCCGCTTCGGGGCTGGAAGGCGTGCAACGTTATTTCATCGAGATTGCGGGGCGCAAGCCGAAGGAAAATTGCGAAAAGCTGACCAATCCGATCGTCGCCGTTCAGGCGGAGGATGATTTCGTCACCGTGCTGACCAAGCGCGAAGTCCCCTATGCCGACGATCCGACGAAGAGCTACACCACGACCTGGTTCGATACCTGGCGCTTCGTTGACGGCAAGGCGGACGAACATTGGGATCCGGCCACGCTTCCCACCGGCACCCCGCCCCAGGCAATGGATGTGGACGCGGTGCTGCTGGAAGCGAAGGAAAGCGCCGCGATCGAGAAACTGATGTGGGACTATGTCCGCGCGGCCGATACGCTGAATGCCGATGAATATGTGACCGTGTTCACCGAAGACGGTTCCTTCCAGGCGACGAAGGGCCGCGACGCGCTGCACAAGATGATTTCCGACATGAAGGTCAGCATGGACAAGCGCCGCGCCGATGGCCAGCTATCCGGCGCGATGCATCATGTGATGTCCAACCAGCATATCGAATTCCTTTCCCCCACCCGGGCCCGGGTTCACTATTACTGGCAGACCGTGTTCGGCGGACCGGCCGGCAGCGAAACCCCGCCCAGGGTCGCCGCAGTAGGCAATGGCGTGGACGATGTGGTGAAGAAGGACGGCAAGTGGCTGATCATGAGCCGCAATGTCGCGCCGAGTGCGGAGCAGGAATAGGCGTCGATCTGCATGACCAAATAAAAAGGGGCGCCCCGCGGCGCCCCTTTTCATATCGATTGCCTGCCGGTTTCAGGAAACCGTGGCTTTCACGATCTTGCCCGGTTCCTGCGGCGGTTCGCCCTTGGGCAGCGCGTCGACATGTTCCATCCCGCTCTCGACCTGGCCCCAGACGGTGTACTGCCCATCCAGGAAATGCGCATCGTCGAAGCAGATGAAGAACTGGCTGTTCGCACTGTCGGGAACCTGGGTGCGCGCCATGGAGCAAGTGCCGCGCATATGCGGTTCGGCGTTGAATTCCGCCTTCAGGTCGGGCTTGTCGCTGCCGCCCATGCCGGTGCCGGTCGGATCGCCGCCCTGCGCCATGAAGCCGGGGATCACACGGTGGAAGACGACACCGTCATAGAAACCATCCTTGGCAAGTTCGGTAATACGTTCGACATGTCCGGGCGCCAGATCGGGACGCAGCTTGATCACGACATCGCCGCCCTTTCCGTTTCCGGTATCCAGCGTCAGTGTCAGCTTTTCGTCGGCCATCTAAGATCTCCTCTCGGGTTTCGCGGGCGATATAGGGAAGTGTGCGGCATTGTCACCCGTCGCTTGCTTTTGCGGCGCACAAGAATAGGACCGGGGGCATGGCCGAACACGACATCAGAGAGCTGGAAGAGGAGCTTCCCCGCGAGGAAGACGAACAGCTCGACGAGGAAAACCGGCTGAAACCGGAATTCGTCGATTCGGTAATCGAAGCCGTCGACGAAGGCGACGAATCCCGCGCTTACGAGCTGGTCGAACCGCTCCACCCGGCCGACATCGCCGATCTTCTGGAATTGTTGCAGCCGGAACGGCGCCACATGCTGGCGGCTGCGATCACCGATCTGATGACGGCCGAAGTCGTCTCCGAGCTGAATGATTATGTCCGCGACGACATGATCGAGGCGCTGCCACCCGAAGCGGTGGCGGAAATCGCCGAACAGCTGGATACGGACGATGCCGTCCAGCTGATCGAGGATCTCGACCCGGCCGAACAGCGCGCCATCCTGGCGGAGATGGAACCGGAAGACCGCGCGGCCATCGAAAACGCGCTGTCCTATCCGGAAGAAACCGCTGGCCGCCTGATGCAGCGCGAGCTGGTGGCCGTGCCGGAACACCTGACCGTCGGCGACCTGATCGATTATCTGCGCGACAATGACGATCTGCCGACGGAATTCTTTGAAGTCTTCATCGTCGATCATCGCCACCGCCCGGTGGGCAGTTGCCAGCTGTCCTGGATCCTGCGCTGCCCGCGCCATATCGCGCTGAGCGACGTGATGCTGCGCGACCAGACGCTGATCCCGGTCGATATGGACCAGGAAGAAGTCGCCCTTCGGTTCCAGAAATATGCGCTGATTTCCGCCGCCGTGGTGGATGAAGGCGGACGCCTGGTCGGCCAGCTGACCGTCGACGATATCGTACATATCATCCAGGAAGAAGCCGGCGAGGACGCCCTGCTGATGAGCGGCGCGGGCGAAGGCGACATCAACGAACCGATCCGCGATGCCTATTGGGCGCGCGTGCGCTGGCTGGTCGCCAATCTGGGCACCGCCCTGATCGCCAGCGTGATCATCGCCACATTCGATTCGGCCATCGCGCAATTGACCGCGCTGGCCATTCTGATGCCGATCGTGCCTTCTCTCGGCGGCAATGCGGGCACGCAGACAATGGCGGTGACTGTCCGCGCCATTGCCACCAACCAGCTGACCCGGTCCAATACGCGGCGCATGCTGGGCCGAGAATTCCGCGTCGCCCTGCTGAATGGCGCAACAGTGGCCGTGGTGATCGGTATCGGCGTGGCGGCCGTGTTCACGCCGATGCTGGGCCTCGTGATCGCCGCAGCCATGATCATCAATATTCTCACCGCCGGGCTGGCCGGGGTGGCGGTGCCCGTTCTGTTCGACCGGGTGGGGCAGGATCCCGCGGTGGCAAGCAGCGTCTTCGTGACGATGATCACCGATTCCATGGGCTTTTTCGCCTTTCTCGGCCTCGCCGTGGCGAGCGGCATGGTCGCCTGACCCCGCGCGCTGGAACAGTTGGAACGCTGTTCCAGCCACAAGCAATTGTCCCTCCACTCGCATCTCGCAAATGCGCTGCGGCATCCCTATCTCGGCATCATGCCGCTCAGCATGACCAAGATCGCCTATCGTTCGGGCAGTGTCGAAAATCTGCGCAAATGGGTCGAATCCGGGGACGAGGCGCATATGACCACGCGCTATCTGCCCAAACGCCATGAAGAGATGATTGGCGGTTCACTTTACTGGATCATCGAACATGCGCTGGTCGCGCGCAGCGAGATATTGGGTTTCCAGCAACGCGACGATGGCCGCTGGACCATCCGCCTGGCGCCCAAGCTCGTCCTCGTCCGGCCCAAGGCCAAGCGCGCCCACCAGGGCTGGCGCTATCTTGAAGAAAAGGATGCGCCCCCCGATCTGGCTGACGGGGAAATGAGCGGCGACGTGCTGCCGGGCAAGCTGGTCAGGGAACTGGGGAAGCTGGGGCTGGTATAGCGGCCTCGCGCTCCATCACGATGCGCCAGAGCGGCTGCGGGTCCAGCGGCACGCGGAACCTGTTGCGGGCAAGATCGGCCCATTCCTCGAAATGCTGGATCTCCCTTATTTCCTGCCCTTCCGGCGCGGAAATGGTCAGGATCCGGTCACGCATCGCCCAGTGCCGGTCCCCGTCGCGGATCTGCATGGTCATCCGCCCCACGAAATTGGATGCGGGATTGCTGCGCTGCCATTCGCATTTGGCGGAAAGCAATTCTTCATCCGCCTCCTCTGCCGTGAAATCGAACCAGAAAGGGGCCGCGCCGCACCCCTCCTCGGTAAAACGCCACATTCCATCCGCCGTCTTGCCAAGGGACACGCGAAAGGGGCTGTCTTCCCGTGCGCCTTCTTCCAGCGGCAGTGGCCCGGCCAGCTTTGATCCGAAACCGGCATCGACAAGCCAGTCCCGCCCTTCGCATTGGACGATCAGCGCCAGATGGCCACCCATTGCCGCGCTCGTCCCTTCTTCGCGCAATACACCGCAGGCGATCCGCCGCACGGCAAAGCCCGCCAGCGACAGGGCGGAGCCAAGCACGGCATTCTGTTCGTAACACCAGCCGCCCCTGCCCTGCCCGACGATCTTGGCCCAAGCCGCATCGGGCGAAGTGCCGAGCGGGAGGCTGCGCTGCACGTCGAGATTTTCAAACGGGACTGCCGCGATCTGCGCGCCGACCATTGCCTGCAAGCTTGGCAGGTCGGGGCGAATTGTATGGTCCAGCCCGATCCGCGCCAGATAATCGCCCAATTCCATCCCGCACCTCTTTCCCTGCCATATTGCCCCATGCCTATAGCAGAGGATGGCCGGATCGACGGCGATCAACTTTCGGTCAGCAATTGCTCCACCGCTCCCTGCGCAGGACGCTATCTGCACT
Proteins encoded in this window:
- a CDS encoding lysophospholipid acyltransferase family protein; the protein is MLFTLFGRRDLIPPVFLRIVSWLCGLRVRVEGRPCTGTLLMLANHLSWLDILALAGAGRSAFVAKGGLAGHPFLKWLCDQNDTIYVTREKRGTIGRQVEQLRSALAHRRITVFPEGTTGDGTRLLPFKSALLAAVEATGMEVTVQPVALVYEDAEAIAWGDEPGLANIWAILARTRPIRLTIRFLDPLEGDLHHCRKQMTIAAQEAVAKALPL
- the miaB gene encoding tRNA (N6-isopentenyl adenosine(37)-C2)-methylthiotransferase MiaB yields the protein MRQSDAPRTYRVKSFGCQMNVYDGERMAELLAEKGMSPAPEGEEADLVVLNTCHIREKAAEKVYSDIGRLVKKGEEAGRKPMIAVAGCVAQAEGEEIMARAPAVGMVVGPQAYHRLPEMIDSAASGKRATDTDMPADAKFAALPSRRKVGPSAFLTVQEGCDKFCTYCVVPYTRGAEISRPFSDLLREAEKLVESGAREITLLGQNVNAWSGEDEAGRPVGLEGLARALAKLPDLKRIRYTTSHPNDMTEGLIAAHGEEPKLMPYLHLPVQSGSDRVLKAMNRSHTAESYLRLLERFRAVRPDIALSGDFIVGFPGETDAEFEETLKLVDEVRYAQAFSFKYSPRPGTPAAGMDNQIPREVMDERLQRLQASLNRDQLAFNQASIGKTCEVLVERKGKLPGQWLGKSPWLQSVFFEGEAAIGDMVTVELAEAGPNSIRGRLLQLAEA
- a CDS encoding SDR family NAD(P)-dependent oxidoreductase, whose product is MSQDFSGKNAIVTGAASGIGAAIARDLAGRGARVLVADYNSQGAEAVAGELGAGALAYAVNVAKAEEVEAMVAFAVREFGRLDLAVNNAGISGDQQSTGEMALENWRRVIDVNLNGVFYSMRYQIPAMLENGGGSIVNMASILGSVGWRGAAHYVAAKHAVCGLTKTAALEYSAQGIRVNAVGPAFIETPLIEGALSKKQLDGLVGMHPIGRLGQPEEVAALTNFLLSDAASFLTGAYYPVDGAFLAQ
- a CDS encoding plasma-membrane proton-efflux P-type ATPase, whose translation is MLARIANFAWGPIPWMIEVAALLSAVLGHWEELAIILAMLIVNAGVGFWQEYKADNAIALLRRRLAPMARVLRDGEWKDLPARVLVPGDFVALKLGSIVPADIRLSGGDYLSLDQSVLTGESLPVDRKPGDIAYSGAIVKLGEMTGTVTATGMNTYFGKTARLVDTARSRSLFQRAVLRIGNFLILCTIGLVALIGMVALFRQDPLVETVQFALILTVASIPVALPAVLSVTMAVGAERLARMKAIVSRLVAIEEMAGMDLLCTDKTGTLTQNRLSLGESWLAEGVKESELVQAAALACRADAPDAIDEAVLDKADMADLQGWKITHFQPFDPVMKRAEAQAERGGRTIVATKGAPQVIADLCTLQGGQRSAMEAEVIAHADKGFRTLAVARRDGEGAWRFLGLLSLSDPPREDSAETIADARAMGLDFKMVTGDHEAIARHIAGQLGMGGNIVVADTIFGRDAPGDRLGAIEAADGFARVFPEHKFEIVRPLQQAGHIVGMTGDGVNDAPALKQADVGIAVSGATDAAAAAADLVLTAPGLSVINRAIEEARQIFERMTGYAIFRIAETIRLLLFMTASILIFDFYPVTAVMVVLLALLNDIPIMAIAYDNAAMARRPLRWDMRRVLAIAGALGVYGVFSSFGLFWFVRDWLQMPPETVQSLVFLKLLVAGHMTIYLTRNKGGVWSRPWPSWKLVLPCEITQIFGTLVVVYGWFMAPVGWAMALAVWAYAIASFVIASLLVGGIYRLIEHRALPQARHLLRVEHWMGHG
- a CDS encoding PhoH family protein, whose protein sequence is MARKTSRAEGDTVLAHPEDRRDAGRRARVEVLFEEQAMLGPLFGEFDANLVQIENRLGVFIAARGNKVVIEGAEDEVARARQVLLAMHEKLLTGGELDSGMIESLIAMSNEPTLDGIITGEAKGPPIMIRTRRKTISPRSAAQAEYMRQLASRDIIFALGPAGTGKTYLAVAQAVSQLITGSVQRLILSRPAVEAGERLGFLPGDMKEKVDPYLRPLYDALYDCMPPEQVDRRIASGEIEIAPIAFMRGRTLSDAFVILDEAQNTTREQMKMFLTRFGQNSRMVVCGDPRQVDIPGGIGQSGLADAVARLEGVEGIGTSRFTAADVVRHPIVGRIVEAYEGQDG
- the ybeY gene encoding rRNA maturation RNase YbeY, which codes for MQLDIDIEDPWPAGDWEALAERVAQCAISVAPELGNERLAASLLFTSDSQVHELNREWRQRDKPTNVLSFPMLEREDLLELQADGPPELLGDIALACQTCAREAAEKGVSLQDHAAHLVLHGLLHLAGYDHEISAADADAMEAMETKALAQMGIGNPYEEPQTE